From the genome of Eucalyptus grandis isolate ANBG69807.140 chromosome 2, ASM1654582v1, whole genome shotgun sequence, one region includes:
- the LOC120290896 gene encoding cysteine-rich receptor-like protein kinase 1 gives MRPSILNLACVFLVLFSSSFSPSLGDPRISEAGILCLKSNVTSVSNFLNVMLKVLAKVTEDRWANDSVTSPLPEIYALAQCHGDLSHDDCILCFAQSRTTLSRCTILDSKGRLYLDGCFIRSDYYNFFNETIDPQHDMVKCANQSSVSADQQVRQQFATKVDRVLTNVSAVAPENKGFAVFGEARRGGVAGVYALAQCWNTLDKKGCRECLANAMIRARNCTPGDEGRAMNAGCFMRYSTQRFYTVPTDGDSLKLGIIIAIALSVAAATSLLFVGAYVGYRKLSKKREVQKKLFGVPAIVRKSNLNFNYESLEKATDFFDESRKLGQGGAGSVYEGILPDGRVVAVKRLVFNTRQWVDDFFNEVNLISGIQHKNLVRLLGCSIEGPESLLVYEYVPNRSLDQILFVKNAIHVLSWQERLNIISGTAEGLAFLHGPCGVKIIHRDIKSSNVLLDEDLTAKIADFGLARCLDPENSHLSTGIAGTLGYMAPEYLVKGQLTEKADVYAFGVLVLEILSGRKNSIFGQASGSVLQSVWKQYKSNSLAECMDPALKGKFPILEALNVIQIALLCTQASPDLRPSMSEVVEMLNDQECIFPVPTQPPFLNNNPIPDDSSKSSKTNTGITNQLKNSEISFASTISLR, from the exons ATGCGGCCTTCGATCCTCAACCTCGCTTGCGTTTTCCTGGTTCTCTTCAGCTCCTCGTTCTCGCCCTCGCTCGGCGATCCTCGAATCTCGGAGGCGGGCATTCTATGCCTCAAATCCAACGTCACGTCCGTCTCGAACTTCCTCAACGTCATGCTGAAAGTTCTCGCGAAAGTCACTGAAGATCGCTGGGCTAATGATTCCGTAACCTCTCCGTTGCCAGAAATCTACGCCCTGGCTCAGTGCCACGGCGACCTGAGCCACGACGATTGCATCCTCTGTTTCGCGCAGAGCAGGACTACACTTTCTCGATGCACTATCTTGGATTCTAAGGGGCGGTTGTATCTCGACGGTTGCTTCATAAGGTCCGATTACTATAATTTCTTTAATGAGACCATCGATCCGCAGCATGACATGGTCAAGTGCGCCAATCAGTCCAGCGTTTCGGCCGACCAGCAGGTGAGGCAGCAGTTTGCTACTAAGGTCGATCGGGTGCTGACAAATGTGTCGGCAGTCGCGCCGGAGAACAAGGGGTTTGCCGTTTTCGGAGAGGCGAGGAGGGGAGGAGTCGCTGGTGTTTATGCGCTGGCGCAGTGCTGGAACACTCTCGATAAGAAGGGGTGTAGAGAGTGCTTGGCTAATGCGATGATCCGGGCAAGGAACTGCACTCCTGGGGATGAAGGGAGGGCTATGAATGCTGGATGTTTCATGCGATATTCGACTCAGAGGTTTTATACCGTCCCTACAGATGGTG ACTCGTTGAAGCTTGGGATCATCATTGCTATTGCTTTATCCGTTGCTGCTGCAACTTCACTTCTTTTCGTCGGTGCTTATGTTGGATACAGAAAATTAtccaagaaaagagaag TCCAGAAGAAACTCTTTGGCGTTCCAGCAATCGTAAGGAAGTCGAATCtgaattttaattacgaatCGCTTGAGAAGGCTACCGACTTCTTTGATGAGTCGAGGAAATTAGGCCAAGGAGGAGCTGGTTCTGTATACGAGGGGATCCTCCCTGATGGAAGAGTTGTTGCAGTAAAAAGACTGGTGTTCAACACTCGTCAGTGGGTGGATGACTTCTTCAATGAGGTAAATTTGATCAGTGGCATCCAACACAAGAACCTGGTCCGCCTTCTTGGTTGCAGCATTGAAGGCCCGGAAAGCCTCCTAGTTTATGAATATGTTCCCAACAGAAGCCTCGATCAAATCCTCTTTG TCAAGAATGCGATCCATGTCCTGAGTTGGCAGGAGCGGCTTAATATCATCTCCGGAACAGCTGAGGGGCTGGCATTTCTCCATGGACCTTGTGGAGTGAAAATAATACACAGAGACATCAAAAGCAGCAATGTCCTTCTTGACGAAGATCTCACAGCAAAGATTGCTGACTTTGGACTTGCTCGATGTCTTGATCCAGAAAATTCTCATCTCAGCACTGGTATTGCAGGGACACT GGGTTATATGGCTCCAGAGTATCTTGTTAAGGGACAACTAACAGAGAAAGCAGATGTTTACGCTTTCGGCGTGCTGGTCCTAGAAATTCTAAGTGGTAGGAAGAACAGTATCTTTGGGCAGGCCTCAGGTTCAGTTCTGCAATCA GTTTGGAAGCAATATAAATCAAATAGTCTTGCTGAATGCATGGATCCTGCGTTGAAAGGCAAGTTTCCCATCTTAGAGGCATTGAATGTGATTCAAATCGCGCTTCTTTGTACCCAAGCTTCCCCAGATTTACGACCATCCATGTCTGAAGTAGTTGAGATGCTCAACGACCAGGAGTGTATATTTCCCGTGCCAACGCAACCCCCATTTCTCAACAATAATCCAATTCCAGATGACTCCAGCAAAAGCTCGAAAACGAATACTGGGATCACAAACCAActgaaaaattctgaaatttcctTCGCTTCCACCATAAGCCTCCGGTGA
- the LOC104432030 gene encoding cysteine-rich receptor-like protein kinase 1 isoform X1 — translation MRPSILNLACVFLVLFSSSFTPSLGDPRISEAGILCLKSNVTSVLNFLDVMLKVLAKVTEDRWANDSVTSPLPEIYALAQCHGDLSRDDCLLCFAQSRTSLSRCTILDTKGRLYLDGCFIRSDYYNFFNETVDPQHDMVKCANQSSISADQQARQQFAAKVDRVLMNVSAVASENKGFAVFGEARRGGVAGVYALAQCWNTLDEKGCRECLANAMIRARNCTPGDEGRAMNAGCFMRYSTQRFYTVPIDGDSLKLGIIIAIALSVAAATSLLFIGAYVGYRKLSKKREVQKKLFGVPAILRKSNLNFNYESLEKATNFFDESRKLGQGGAGSVYKGILPDGRVVAVKVLVFNTRQWVDDLFNEVNLISGIQHKNLVRLLGCSIEGPESLLVYEYVPNRSLDQILFVKNATHILSWQERLNIISGTAEGLAFLHGPCGVKIIHRDIKSSNVLLDEDLTAKIADFGLARCLDPEKSHLSTGIAGTLGYMAPEYLVKGQLTEKADVYSFGVLVLEILSGRKNRIFGQASGSVLQSVWKQYKSNSLAECIDPVLKGKFPVSEALNVIQIALLCTQASPDLRPSMSEVVEMLNDQECKVPMPTQPPFLNNNPIPDYSSRSSNMNTGITNQLTNSEISFASTISLRTTIYSSAACDEMGIWSCEKDCKESNGQ, via the exons ATGCGGCCTTCGATCCTCAACCTCGCTTGCGTTTTCCTGGTTCTCTTCAGCTCCTCGTTTACGCCCTCGCTCGGCGATCCTCGAATCTCGGAGGCGGGCATTCTATGCCTCAAATCCAACGTCACGTCCGTCTTGAACTTCCTCGACGTCATGCTGAAAGTTCTCGCGAAAGTTACTGAAGATCGCTGGGCTAATGATTCCGTAACCTCTCCGTTGCCAGAAATCTATGCACTGGCTCAGTGCCACGGCGACCTGAGCCGCGACGATTGCCTCCTCTGTTTCGCGCAGAGCAGGACTTCACTTTCTCGATGCACTATCTTGGATACTAAGGGGCGGTTGTATCTCGACGGTTGCTTCATAAGGTCCGATTACTATAATTTCTTTAATGAGACCGTCGATCCACAGCACGACATGGTCAAGTGTGCCAATCAGTCCAGCATTTCGGCCGATCAGCAGGCGAGACAGCAGTTTGCTGCTAAGGTCGATCGGGTGCTGATGAATGTGTCGGCAGTCGCATCGGAGAACAAGGGGTTCGCCGTTTTTGGAGAGGCGAGGAGGGGAGGAGTTGCTGGCGTTTATGCGCTGGCGCAGTGCTGGAACACTCTCGATGAGAAGGGGTGTAGAGAGTGCTTGGCGAATGCGATGATCAGGGCGAGGAACTGCACTCCTGGGGATGAAGGGAGGGCTATGAATGCCGGATGTTTCATGCGATATTCGACTCAGAGGTTTTATACTGTCCCTATAGATGGTG ACTCGTTGAAGCTTGGGATCATCATTGCTATTGCTTTATCCGTTGCTGCTGCAACTTCACTTCTTTTCATCGGTGCTTATGTTGGATACAGAAAATTAtccaagaaaagagaag TCCAGAAGAAACTCTTTGGCGTTCCTGCAATTTTAAGGAAGTCGAAtctgaattttaattatgaatCGCTTGAGAAGGCTACCAACTTCTTTGATGAGTCGAGAAAATTAGGCCAAGGAGGAGCTGGTTCTGTATACAAGGGGATCCTCCCTGATGGAAGAGTTGTTGCCGTAAAAGTACTGGTGTTCAACACTCGTCAATGGGTGGATGACCTCTTCAATGAGGTAAATCTGATCAGTGGAATCCAACACAAGAACCTGGTCCGCCTTCTGGGTTGCAGCATTGAAGGCCCAGAAAGCCTCCTAGTTTATGAATATGTTCCCAACAGAAGCCTTGATCAAATCCTCTTCG TTAAGAATGCGACCCATATCCTGAGTTGGCAGGAGCGGCTTAATATCATCTCCGGAACAGCTGAGGGGCTGGCATTTCTTCATGGACCTTGTGGAGTGAAAATAATACACAGAGACATCAAAAGCAGCAATGTCCTTCTCGACGAGGATCTCACAGCAAAGATTGCTGACTTTGGACTTGCTCGATGTCTTGATCCAGAAAAATCTCATCTTAGCACCGGTATCGCAGGGACACT GGGTTATATGGCTCCAGAGTATCTTGTTAAGGGACAACTAACAGAGAAAGCGGATGTTTATTCTTTCGGTGTGCTGGTCCTAGAAATTCTAAGTGGTAGGAAGAACAGAATCTTCGGGCAGGCCTCAGGTTCAGTTCTGCAATCA GTTTGGAAGCAATATAAATCAAATAGTCTTGCTGAGTGCATCGATCCTGTGTTGAAAGGCAAGTTTCCCGTCTCAGAGGCATTGAATGTGATTCAAATCGCGCTTCTTTGCACCCAAGCTTCCCCAGATTTACGACCATCCATGTCTGAAGTAGTTGAGATGCTCAACGACCAGGAGTGTAAAGTACCCATGCCAACGCAACCCCCATTTCTCAACAATAATCCAATTCCAGATTACTCCAGCAGAAGCTCGAACATGAATACTGGGATCACAAACCAACTGACAAATTCTGAAATTTCCTTCGCTTCCACCATTAGCCTCCG GACCACTATTTATTCTTCAGCCGCATGTGATGAGATGGGCATATGGTCCTGTGAGAAGGATTGCAAGGAGTCCAATGGCCAGTAA
- the LOC120290318 gene encoding cysteine-rich receptor-like protein kinase 42 gives MRPSIVNLACVFLVLFSSSFSLSLGDPRISEAGILCLTSNVTSTANVVSNFLNVMLKIAAKVTEDRWGNDSVTSPLPEIYALAQCHGDLSYDDCLLCFAQSRTILPRCTILDTKGRLYLDGCFIRSDYYNFFNETVDPQHDMVKCANQSSVSADQQARQQFADKVDWVLRNVSAVAPENKGFAVFGEARRGGVAGVYALAQCWNTLDEKGCGECLADAMIKARNCTPGDEGRAMNAGCFVRYSTQRFYTVHTDGDSSKLGIKIAIASSVAAATSLLLVGAYVGYRQLSKKREVQKKLFGVPAIVRKLNLNFNYESLEKATDFFDESRKLGQGGAGSVFKGILPDGRVVAVKRLVFNTREWVDDLFNEVNLISGIQHKNLVRLLGCSIEGPESLLVYEYVPNRSLDQILFVKNATRILSWQERLNIISGTAEGLAFLHGPCGVKIIHRDIKSSNVLLDEDLTAKIADFGLARCLDPEKSHLSTGIAGTL, from the exons ATGCGGCCTTCGATCGTCAACCTCGCTTGCGTTTTCCTGGTTCTCTTCAGCTCCTCGTTCTCGCTCTCGCTCGGCGATCCTCGAATCTCGGAGGCGGGCATTCTATGCCTCACATCCAACGTCACGTCCACCGCGAACGTCGTCTCGAACTTCCTCAACGTCATGCTGAAAATTGCCGCGAAAGTTACTGAAGATCGCTGGGGTAATGATTCCGTAACCTCTCCGTTGCCGGAAATCTATGCACTGGCTCAGTGCCATGGCGACCTGAGCTACGACGATTGCCTCCTCTGTTTCGCGCAGAGCAGGACTATACTTCCTCGATGCACTATCTTGGATACTAAGGGGCGGTTGTATCTCGACGGTTGCTTCATAAGGTCCGATTACTATAATTTCTTTAATGAGACCGTCGATCCGCAGCACGACATGGTCAAGTGCGCCAATCAGTCCAGCGTTTCAGCCGACCAGCAGGCGAGGCAGCAGTTCGCCGATAAGGTCGACTGGGTGCTAAGGAATGTGTCGGCCGTCGCGCCGGAGAACAAGGGGTTTGCTGTTTTCGGAGAGGCGAGGAGAGGAGGAGTTGCCGGTGTTTATGCACTGGCGCAGTGCTGGAACACTCTCGACGAGAAGGGGTGTGGGGAGTGCTTGGCGGATGCGATGATCAAGGCGAGGAACTGTACTCCTGGGGATGAAGGGAGGGCTATGAATGCTGGCTGTTTCGTGCGATATTCCACTCAGAGGTTTTATACTGTCCATACAGATGGTG ACTCGTCAAAGCTTGGGATCAAAATTGCTATTGCTTCATCCGTTGCCGCTGCAACATCACTTCTTTTGGTCGGTGCCTATGTTGGATACAGACAATTAtccaagaaaagagaag TCCAGAAGAAACTCTTTGGTGTTCCAGCAATCGTAAGGAAGTTGAAtctgaattttaattatgaatCGCTTGAAAAGGCTACGGACTTCTTTGATGAGTCGAGGAAATTAGGCCAAGGAGGAGCTGGTTCTGTATTCAAGGGGATCCTCCCTGATGGAAGAGTTGTTGCAGTAAAAAGACTGGTGTTCAATACTCGTGAGTGGGTGGATGACCTCTTCAATGAGGTAAATCTGATCAGTGGAATCCAACACAAGAACCTAGTCCGCCTTCTGGGTTGCAGCATTGAAGGCCCAGAAAGCCTCCTAGTTTATGAATATGTTCCCAACAGAAGCCTTGATCAAATCCTCTTCG TTAAGAATGCGACCCGTATCCTGAGTTGGCAGGAGCGGCTTAATATTATCTCCGGAACAGCTGAGGGGCTGGCATTTCTTCATGGACCTTGTGGAGTGAAAATAATACACAGAGACATCAAAAGCAGCAATGTCCTTCTCGACGAGGATCTCACAGCAAAGATTGCTGACTTTGGACTTGCTCGATGTCTTGATCCAGAAAAATCTCATCTTAGCACCGGTATCGCAGGGACACTGTAA
- the LOC120290245 gene encoding cysteine-rich receptor-like protein kinase 1, with product MAPEYLVKGQLTEKADVYAFGVLVLEILSGRKNSIFGQASGSVLQSVWKQYKSYSIAECIDPVLKGKFPVSEALNVIQIALLCTQASPDLRPSMSEVVEMLEDRECMVPVPKQPPFLNNNLIPDDSSRSLNINTGITKQPTNSEISFASTISLR from the exons ATGGCTCCAGAGTATCTTGTTAAGGGACAACTAACAGAGAAAGCAGATGTTTATGCTTTCGGCGTGCTGGTCCTAGAAATTCTAAGTGGTAGGAAGAACAGTATCTTCGGGCAGGCCTCAGGTTCGGTTCTGCAATCA GTTTGGAAGCAATATAAATCATATAGTATTGCTGAGTGCATCGATCCTGTGTTGAAAGGCAAGTTTCCCGTCTCAGAGGCATTGAATGTGATTCAAATCGCGCTTCTTTGCACCCAAGCTTCCCCAGATTTACGACCATCCATGTCTGAAGTAGTTGAGATGCTCGAAGACCGGGAGTGTATGGTTCCCGTGCCAAAGCAACCCCCATTTCTCAACAATAATCTGATTCCAGATGACTCCAGCAGAAGCTTGAATATAAATACTGGGATCACAAAACAACCGACAAATTCTGAAATTTCCTTCGCTTCCACCATAAGCCTCCGGTGA
- the LOC104432030 gene encoding cysteine-rich receptor-like protein kinase 1 isoform X2 → MRPSILNLACVFLVLFSSSFTPSLGDPRISEAGILCLKSNVTSVLNFLDVMLKVLAKVTEDRWANDSVTSPLPEIYALAQCHGDLSRDDCLLCFAQSRTSLSRCTILDTKGRLYLDGCFIRSDYYNFFNETVDPQHDMVKCANQSSISADQQARQQFAAKVDRVLMNVSAVASENKGFAVFGEARRGGVAGVYALAQCWNTLDEKGCRECLANAMIRARNCTPGDEGRAMNAGCFMRYSTQRFYTVPIDGDSLKLGIIIAIALSVAAATSLLFIGAYVGYRKLSKKREVQKKLFGVPAILRKSNLNFNYESLEKATNFFDESRKLGQGGAGSVYKGILPDGRVVAVKVLVFNTRQWVDDLFNEVNLISGIQHKNLVRLLGCSIEGPESLLVYEYVPNRSLDQILFVKNATHILSWQERLNIISGTAEGLAFLHGPCGVKIIHRDIKSSNVLLDEDLTAKIADFGLARCLDPEKSHLSTGIAGTLGYMAPEYLVKGQLTEKADVYSFGVLVLEILSGRKNRIFGQASGSVLQSVWKQYKSNSLAECIDPVLKGKFPVSEALNVIQIALLCTQASPDLRPSMSEVVEMLNDQECKVPMPTQPPFLNNNPIPDYSSRSSNMNTGITNQLTNSEISFASTISLRRM, encoded by the exons ATGCGGCCTTCGATCCTCAACCTCGCTTGCGTTTTCCTGGTTCTCTTCAGCTCCTCGTTTACGCCCTCGCTCGGCGATCCTCGAATCTCGGAGGCGGGCATTCTATGCCTCAAATCCAACGTCACGTCCGTCTTGAACTTCCTCGACGTCATGCTGAAAGTTCTCGCGAAAGTTACTGAAGATCGCTGGGCTAATGATTCCGTAACCTCTCCGTTGCCAGAAATCTATGCACTGGCTCAGTGCCACGGCGACCTGAGCCGCGACGATTGCCTCCTCTGTTTCGCGCAGAGCAGGACTTCACTTTCTCGATGCACTATCTTGGATACTAAGGGGCGGTTGTATCTCGACGGTTGCTTCATAAGGTCCGATTACTATAATTTCTTTAATGAGACCGTCGATCCACAGCACGACATGGTCAAGTGTGCCAATCAGTCCAGCATTTCGGCCGATCAGCAGGCGAGACAGCAGTTTGCTGCTAAGGTCGATCGGGTGCTGATGAATGTGTCGGCAGTCGCATCGGAGAACAAGGGGTTCGCCGTTTTTGGAGAGGCGAGGAGGGGAGGAGTTGCTGGCGTTTATGCGCTGGCGCAGTGCTGGAACACTCTCGATGAGAAGGGGTGTAGAGAGTGCTTGGCGAATGCGATGATCAGGGCGAGGAACTGCACTCCTGGGGATGAAGGGAGGGCTATGAATGCCGGATGTTTCATGCGATATTCGACTCAGAGGTTTTATACTGTCCCTATAGATGGTG ACTCGTTGAAGCTTGGGATCATCATTGCTATTGCTTTATCCGTTGCTGCTGCAACTTCACTTCTTTTCATCGGTGCTTATGTTGGATACAGAAAATTAtccaagaaaagagaag TCCAGAAGAAACTCTTTGGCGTTCCTGCAATTTTAAGGAAGTCGAAtctgaattttaattatgaatCGCTTGAGAAGGCTACCAACTTCTTTGATGAGTCGAGAAAATTAGGCCAAGGAGGAGCTGGTTCTGTATACAAGGGGATCCTCCCTGATGGAAGAGTTGTTGCCGTAAAAGTACTGGTGTTCAACACTCGTCAATGGGTGGATGACCTCTTCAATGAGGTAAATCTGATCAGTGGAATCCAACACAAGAACCTGGTCCGCCTTCTGGGTTGCAGCATTGAAGGCCCAGAAAGCCTCCTAGTTTATGAATATGTTCCCAACAGAAGCCTTGATCAAATCCTCTTCG TTAAGAATGCGACCCATATCCTGAGTTGGCAGGAGCGGCTTAATATCATCTCCGGAACAGCTGAGGGGCTGGCATTTCTTCATGGACCTTGTGGAGTGAAAATAATACACAGAGACATCAAAAGCAGCAATGTCCTTCTCGACGAGGATCTCACAGCAAAGATTGCTGACTTTGGACTTGCTCGATGTCTTGATCCAGAAAAATCTCATCTTAGCACCGGTATCGCAGGGACACT GGGTTATATGGCTCCAGAGTATCTTGTTAAGGGACAACTAACAGAGAAAGCGGATGTTTATTCTTTCGGTGTGCTGGTCCTAGAAATTCTAAGTGGTAGGAAGAACAGAATCTTCGGGCAGGCCTCAGGTTCAGTTCTGCAATCA GTTTGGAAGCAATATAAATCAAATAGTCTTGCTGAGTGCATCGATCCTGTGTTGAAAGGCAAGTTTCCCGTCTCAGAGGCATTGAATGTGATTCAAATCGCGCTTCTTTGCACCCAAGCTTCCCCAGATTTACGACCATCCATGTCTGAAGTAGTTGAGATGCTCAACGACCAGGAGTGTAAAGTACCCATGCCAACGCAACCCCCATTTCTCAACAATAATCCAATTCCAGATTACTCCAGCAGAAGCTCGAACATGAATACTGGGATCACAAACCAACTGACAAATTCTGAAATTTCCTTCGCTTCCACCATTAGCCTCCG CCGCATGTGA
- the LOC104431334 gene encoding cysteine-rich receptor-like protein kinase 42, with protein MQPSILNLACVFLVLFSSLFSQSLGDPRVSEAGILCLRSNVTSTANVLSNFLDVMRKIAAKVTENCWANDSVTSPLPEIYALAQCHGDLSHSDCILCFVQSRNILPRCNVLDAKPGRLYLDGCFIRSDYYNFYNEAIDPQHDMVKCANQSNDSAHQQARQQFVDKVDRVLRNVSAVAPENKGFAVFEEARRGGVAGVYALAQCWNTLDKKGCRECLANAMIKGRNCTPGDEGRAMNAGCFMRYSTERFYTVPTDGDSSKLGIIIAIASSVAAATSLVFIGAYVGYRKLSKKREVQKKLFGIPAIVRKSNLNFNYESLEKATDFFDESKKLGQGGAGSVYKGILPDGRVVAVKVLVFNTRQWVDDFFNEVNLISGIQHKNLVCLLGCSMEGPESLLVYEYVPNRSLDEILFIKNATRILSWQERLNIISGTAEGLAFLHGPCGVKIIHRDIKSSNVLLDEDLTAKIADFGLARCLDPEKSHLSTGIAGTLGYMAPEYLVKGQLTEKADVYSFGVLVLEILSGRKNSIFGQASGSVLQSVWKQYKANSLAECIDPVLKGKFPVSEALNVLQIALLCTQASPDLRPSMSEVVEMLNDQECAVPVPMQPPFLNNNLIPDDSSRSLNTNTGITNQLTNSEISFASTINLR; from the exons ATGCAGCCTTCGATCCTCAACCTCGCTTGCGTTTTCCTGGTTCTCTTCAGCTCCTTGTTTTCGCAGTCGCTTGGCGATCCTCGAGTCTCGGAGGCGGGCATTCTATGCCTCAGATCCAACGTCACGTCCACCGCGAATGTCCTCTCGAACTTCCTTGACGTCATGCGGAAAATTGCTGCGAAAGTTACTGAAAATTGCTGGGCTAATGATTCCGTAACCTCTCCGTTGCCAGAAATCTACGCCCTGGCTCAGTGCCACGGCGACCTGAGCCACTCCGATTGCATCCTCTGTTTCGTGCAGAGCAGGAACATACTTCCTCGATGCAATGTCTTGGATGCCAAGCCTGGGCGGTTGTATCTCGACGGTTGCTTCATAAGGTCTGATTACTACAATTTCTATAATGAGGCCATCGATCCGCAGCACGACATGGTCAAGTGCGCCAATCAGTCTAATGATTCGGCCCACCAGCAGGCGAGGCAGCAGTTCGTGGATAAGGTTGACCGGGTGCTGAGGAATGTGTCGGCAGTCGCACCGGAAAATAAGGGGTTTGCCGTTTTTGAAGAGGCGAGGAGAGGAGGAGTTGCTGGTGTTTATGCACTGGCGCAGTGCTGGAACACTCTCGACAAGAAGGGTTGTAGGGAGTGCTTGGCGAATGCAATGATCAAGGGGAGGAACTGTACTCCTGGGGATGAAGGGAGGGCTATGAATGCTGGCTGTTTCATGCGATATTCAACTGAGAGATTTTATACTGTCCCTACAGATGGtg ACTCGTCGAAGCTTGGGATCATCATTGCAATTGCTTCATCTGTTGCTGCTGCAACTTCACTCGTTTTCATCGGGGCTTATGTTGGATACAGAAAATTAtccaagaaaagagaag TCCAGAAGAAACTCTTTGGCATTCCAGCAATTGTAAGGAAGTCAAAtctgaattttaattatgaatCGCTTGAGAAGGCTACCGACTTCTTTGATGAGTCAAAGAAATTAGGCCAAGGAGGAGCTGGTTCTGTATACAAGGGGATCCTCCCTGATGGAAGAGTTGTTGCGGTAAAAGTACTGGTGTTCAACACTCGTCAATGGGTGGATGACTTCTTCAATGAGGTAAATCTGATCAGTGGAATCCAACACAAGAACCTGGTCTGCCTTCTGGGTTGCAGCATGGAAGGCCCGGAAAGCCTCCTAGTTTATGAATATGTTCCCAACAGAAGCCTTGATGAAATCCTCTTCA TTAAGAATGCGACCCGTATCCTGAGTTGGCAGGAGCGGCTTAATATCATCTCCGGAACAGCTGAGGGGCTGGCATTTCTTCATGGACCTTGTGGAGTGAAAATAATACACAGAGACATCAAAAGCAGCAATGTCCTTCTTGACGAGGATCTCACAGCGAAGATTGCTGACTTTGGACTTGCTCGATGTCTTGATCCAGAAAAATCTCATCTTAGCACCGGTATTGCAGGGACACT GGGCTATATGGCTCCAGAGTATCTTGTTAAGGGACAACTAACAGAGAAAGCAGATGTTTACTCTTTCGGCGTGTTGGTCCTAGAAATTCTAAGTGGTAGGAAGAACAGTATCTTTGGGCAGGCCTCAGGTTCAGTTCTGCAATCA GTTTGGAAACAATATAAAGCAAATAGTCTTGCTGAATGCATCGATCCCGTGTTGAAAGGCAAGTTTCCCGTCTCAGAGGCATTGAATGTGCTTCAAATCGCGCTTCTTTGCACCCAAGCTTCCCCGGATTTACGACCATCCATGTCTGAAGTAGTGGAGATGCTCAACGATCAGGAGTGTGCAGTTCCAGTGCCAATGCAACCTCCATTTCTCAACAATAATCTGATTCCAGATGACTCCAGCAGAAGCTTGAATACAAATACTGGGATCACAAACCAACTGACAAATTCTGAAATTTCCTTCGCTTCCACCATAAACCTCCGGTGA